Part of the Salinigranum rubrum genome is shown below.
TCCTCGCCGTCCTCGCACTCGTCGGCGGGGCCGTCACGTACACGACGCACGTCTCTCCGGAGACGACCACCGAGGAGCGGGTCGTCGAGACGTGGCAGACGTCGGGGTCGTTCGACCACAGCGCGACGGTGACCGAGGAGAACCCGCTCTTCCCCGTGGGGAGTCGTCTCCAGAACAGAAGCGTCTACTTCTCCAGCATCTCGCCCGTGTTGAACGGCAGTTACGTCTTCAGCTACCGAGCGAGCGGGGGTGGAGAGTTGACGACGTCCGTCGACGTCGTGCTCGTCACGCGGAACGTCATCAGCGAGGGGGAGGAGCAACAGACCGTCCTCTGGGAGACGAGCCGACCCCTCAGGGAGACGGGAACCGCGACCATCGCCCCGGGGACCACCGCGCGGGTCCGGTTCGGGTTCAACGTCTCCGAGGTCGCAGGGGAACGCGACCGGATCGAGGAGGAACTGGGCGGAACCACGGGAACCACGGAGACGTTCGTCCGGGCGACCGTCGACGTTGAGGGGACGGTCAACGGGCGGGCGGTCGACACACAGCAGGTCCACACGCTCCCCGTCACGCTCGAAGGGGGGACCTACCGCGTCGGGCCGGCGGAGGCGGGGACGAACCGGTTCGAGACGACGCGACAGGTCACGACGACGCGGACGTACGGTCCGCTCAGGAGCGTCGGTGCGCCGGTACTCCTGTTCGTCTCCCTCGTCGGCCTCGCGGGACTCGTCGTCGCCCGCTCACAGCATCGGTTCGAACTCACGGATGCCGAACGAGAGTGGCTCACCTACCGGGAACACCGCGCGGAGTTCGACGAGTGGATCACGACGTTCACGCTCCCGGCGGAGGTGTTCGACCGATCACGGGCGGAGGCGTCGTCGCTCG
Proteins encoded:
- a CDS encoding DUF5305 domain-containing protein — its product is MSRRTLRLRRLLNEQFDLLLVVLAVLALVGGAVTYTTHVSPETTTEERVVETWQTSGSFDHSATVTEENPLFPVGSRLQNRSVYFSSISPVLNGSYVFSYRASGGGELTTSVDVVLVTRNVISEGEEQQTVLWETSRPLRETGTATIAPGTTARVRFGFNVSEVAGERDRIEEELGGTTGTTETFVRATVDVEGTVNGRAVDTQQVHTLPVTLEGGTYRVGPAEAGTNRFETTRQVTTTRTYGPLRSVGAPVLLFVSLVGLAGLVVARSQHRFELTDAEREWLTYREHRAEFDEWITTFTLPAEVFDRSRAEASSLADLVDLAIDTNNAVIESPDGTEYSVLDGGFRYVYTAPQPATAEAEPSTFDFGSGESDGPARPADAKSEGNDDAMDGNGTMGGDGAMDDDGATGQGDGTSKSNE